In a single window of the Acetivibrio cellulolyticus CD2 genome:
- a CDS encoding DUF5702 domain-containing protein yields the protein MNLFKKNEGAITVYLAIILSVMLILTGVLVDGARARTAEAQVQSTTEAAANSLLANYNNILKEWFGLMSLSENNSDVLEEELMYYLNRNLMTELGAEKANLSDESWNYVKKFLGSDNKYNDVNFIDMYDYRIEEVSACPMYNLSESAVLRSQIVEYMKYRAPEALGEEFLEKINVLKSFKKQSEALSSKLEIDRSLNEIKKELEKLSNDIEKVNLYDAKVLEDKLKKVCEKTTEKVLLEKECEYLKEQKKNAEEELNNYKKSESYKKELKSLSDQLAAAADQSEREAILAEIGNLCKSYEDVIKTAKEAYDRACDNYSSCEDEAKELIKDLNKYIDEYYGYSETALAHANKVMGLSTDILKQIEDMELQLKGDTSDFAEKMKQEISKIKKQVSKESMEDLIEKFKTNLNCLGDKADEKKGILGKGLKYRLAAVKLKEIDKDTGKLTGFSKDDKTKISDYILKDIVNINDLLKNYVQKYKKISSSEFKIEKTVKSSKKIEDPRKASNDLVKSSDNPLKELEASKEHEDFDEKLKGLPSGGAKISSEGILKAFLGNDYDFVAGAIKSKEKSNEDELKKSDAGNVVNSMNFTDEDNKSPSEGFGLISELIGVLEQGLEGLRDEMYVGEYALGTFNNYLSTKTLKSTEGNTINQVDLRGRERGERKPYLYFENEIEYILGGTSDDNLNVYNVMAKILLIRFVLNTIYIYTDGEKSKEAYLAATAIAGWTGFGVPIVQTLIMLSWSMAESVLDVKFLMSGKSVAIFKTSDTWVLGAAGGLSKIKDEIQDTVVGGVKKYAQKAVDYGTDKAEDIADAATQNVYDTINTKVENVVEKFFAPVEEALNGTDKAIRNNYAEITGSLENELAGLENEDMSYVVKEIYKLAEEEYRKVKVDMENQLTRPIDEAKERIEKTKQTIKSNIATKLTDLKKSIKGKISEAAKSGKEGINKYIDSFGSKSAGTAGNSYKNIKASILSLNYEGYLRVLLMMMLSREEKITRIQDLIQLQMTKMTGNNDFKLSDCNTYVGVKVNVSMKYFFMTQPFVKNELKTEDYKRHILSVKILKGY from the coding sequence ATGAATTTATTTAAGAAGAATGAAGGAGCTATAACTGTATATTTAGCAATTATACTTTCAGTAATGCTGATTTTGACAGGAGTACTGGTAGATGGCGCCAGAGCGAGAACTGCAGAGGCACAGGTTCAAAGTACTACTGAAGCAGCAGCAAATTCACTGCTTGCCAATTATAACAATATACTAAAAGAATGGTTTGGTTTGATGTCTTTATCAGAAAATAATTCTGATGTGCTGGAAGAGGAACTTATGTATTATTTGAATAGAAACCTTATGACTGAGCTTGGTGCGGAAAAGGCAAACTTAAGTGATGAGTCGTGGAATTATGTAAAGAAATTTCTGGGTTCAGATAATAAATATAATGATGTTAATTTTATTGATATGTATGATTATCGGATTGAGGAAGTAAGCGCATGTCCTATGTATAACTTGTCTGAAAGTGCAGTTTTAAGGTCTCAGATAGTGGAATATATGAAATATAGGGCTCCCGAAGCGTTAGGAGAAGAATTTTTAGAGAAGATTAATGTTTTGAAGAGTTTTAAAAAACAGTCGGAAGCATTATCTTCAAAGCTTGAGATCGACCGTAGCTTAAACGAAATTAAGAAAGAGCTGGAAAAGCTGTCTAACGATATTGAAAAAGTAAACTTGTATGATGCAAAAGTGCTTGAGGACAAGCTTAAAAAAGTATGTGAAAAAACTACTGAAAAAGTACTTTTGGAAAAAGAATGTGAGTATTTAAAGGAACAGAAAAAGAATGCAGAAGAAGAATTGAATAATTACAAAAAGTCTGAAAGCTACAAAAAGGAGTTAAAAAGCCTATCTGATCAACTTGCTGCTGCGGCTGATCAAAGTGAAAGGGAGGCTATTTTAGCAGAAATTGGAAATCTGTGCAAATCCTATGAGGACGTAATAAAAACTGCTAAGGAAGCCTATGATAGGGCATGTGATAATTATTCATCCTGTGAAGATGAAGCAAAAGAATTGATAAAAGATTTAAATAAATACATTGATGAGTATTATGGCTATAGCGAAACTGCACTAGCTCATGCAAATAAGGTTATGGGGTTGTCTACTGACATTCTAAAACAGATTGAAGATATGGAATTACAGCTCAAAGGAGATACAAGTGACTTTGCAGAGAAAATGAAGCAGGAAATTTCAAAAATAAAAAAACAGGTATCAAAAGAAAGTATGGAAGATCTTATAGAGAAATTTAAAACTAACTTAAATTGTCTAGGGGATAAAGCAGATGAGAAAAAAGGAATATTAGGGAAAGGTTTAAAATATCGTTTAGCTGCTGTTAAGCTAAAAGAAATCGATAAAGATACCGGGAAGCTTACAGGTTTTAGTAAAGACGACAAAACAAAGATATCTGATTATATACTCAAAGATATTGTAAACATAAATGATTTACTTAAGAATTACGTTCAAAAGTATAAAAAGATAAGCTCCAGCGAGTTTAAAATAGAAAAAACAGTAAAAAGTAGTAAGAAAATTGAGGATCCTCGTAAAGCTTCAAATGATTTGGTTAAGAGTTCGGATAATCCGTTAAAAGAACTTGAAGCTTCAAAGGAACATGAGGATTTTGATGAAAAATTAAAAGGTTTACCATCTGGTGGAGCAAAAATAAGCAGTGAGGGTATTTTGAAGGCGTTTCTCGGTAATGACTATGACTTTGTTGCAGGTGCAATAAAGAGTAAGGAAAAATCAAATGAAGATGAATTGAAGAAGTCTGACGCTGGTAATGTTGTTAACTCCATGAATTTTACCGATGAGGATAATAAATCTCCTAGTGAAGGCTTTGGGCTGATTTCAGAACTTATAGGCGTTCTTGAACAGGGACTTGAAGGCTTGAGGGATGAAATGTATGTAGGTGAGTATGCTTTAGGAACGTTTAATAATTACTTATCCACTAAGACGCTTAAGTCTACAGAGGGCAATACAATAAACCAGGTTGACTTGAGGGGAAGAGAAAGAGGAGAACGCAAACCGTATTTATATTTTGAAAACGAGATTGAGTATATATTAGGTGGCACATCTGATGATAATTTGAATGTATATAACGTGATGGCTAAAATCCTGCTTATCAGGTTTGTTTTAAATACAATATATATTTATACAGATGGTGAAAAGTCAAAGGAAGCTTATTTGGCAGCAACGGCTATTGCAGGCTGGACAGGATTTGGAGTTCCAATTGTTCAGACACTTATAATGTTGAGTTGGTCAATGGCTGAATCTGTACTAGATGTGAAATTCCTGATGAGCGGAAAGTCTGTAGCGATATTTAAGACAAGTGATACCTGGGTTTTAGGTGCTGCAGGGGGACTATCAAAAATTAAGGACGAGATACAGGACACTGTGGTAGGCGGTGTTAAAAAATACGCCCAAAAAGCTGTTGACTATGGAACAGACAAGGCTGAGGATATTGCAGATGCTGCAACCCAAAATGTTTACGACACTATAAACACAAAAGTTGAGAATGTAGTTGAAAAGTTTTTTGCACCGGTAGAGGAAGCATTAAACGGTACGGACAAAGCTATAAGGAATAACTATGCAGAAATCACCGGCAGCCTTGAAAATGAATTGGCAGGTCTTGAAAATGAAGATATGAGCTATGTGGTTAAAGAAATATACAAGCTTGCAGAAGAAGAATACAGAAAAGTAAAAGTTGATATGGAAAATCAATTGACCAGGCCCATTGACGAAGCAAAGGAAAGAATTGAGAAAACAAAGCAAACAATAAAAAGTAATATTGCTACAAAGCTTACGGATTTGAAAAAAAGTATAAAAGGTAAAATATCTGAGGCTGCTAAAAGTGGTAAAGAAGGAATAAACAAATATATTGATTCCTTTGGCAGCAAATCCGCAGGAACAGCTGGTAACAGTTATAAAAATATTAAAGCCAGTATCCTATCGTTAAATTATGAAGGATACCTTAGAGTGCTTCTAATGATGATGCTTAGCAGGGAGGAGAAAATTACCCGGATTCAAGACCTTATTCAACTTCAGATGACAAAAATGACGGGAAACAATGACTTCAAACTTTCGGATTGCAATACCTATGTAGGAGTAAAGGTAAATGTTTCTATGAAATACTTTTTTATGACACAGCCATTTGTTAAAAATGAACTGAAAACAGAAGATTATAAAAGGCATATATTAAGTGTGAAAATACTTAAGGGATATTAA